One genomic segment of Pseudonocardia sp. T1-2H includes these proteins:
- the pgsA gene encoding CDP-diacylglycerol--glycerol-3-phosphate 3-phosphatidyltransferase: protein MSDVPAGARVPPGDAPLPGAAPILNIANVLTGVRLALVPFFVVALFRVDGLDADWRLLAFGLFAVAAITDRLDGEIARKRGLVTSFGEIADPIADKALTGSALIGLSILGLVPWWITVVILGREVGVTVLRFWVLRHGVIPASRGGKAKTFVQTIAIGLYVLPLPQLLPAISDPMGWFQMALLLLALVLTVVTGLDYVFRALRLRAAALGRKVP, encoded by the coding sequence ATGAGTGACGTCCCGGCAGGCGCTCGCGTGCCGCCGGGAGACGCACCGCTGCCGGGCGCCGCGCCCATACTGAACATCGCGAACGTGCTCACCGGGGTCCGGCTGGCCCTGGTGCCGTTCTTCGTCGTCGCGCTCTTCCGCGTCGACGGCCTGGACGCGGACTGGCGGCTCCTCGCGTTCGGCCTCTTCGCGGTCGCGGCGATCACCGACCGGCTCGACGGCGAGATCGCCCGCAAGCGCGGCCTCGTCACGTCGTTCGGGGAGATCGCGGACCCCATCGCGGACAAGGCGCTCACCGGCTCGGCGCTGATCGGGCTGTCGATCCTCGGGCTCGTCCCGTGGTGGATCACCGTGGTGATCCTGGGCCGCGAGGTCGGCGTCACCGTGCTGCGGTTCTGGGTGCTGCGCCACGGGGTGATCCCGGCGAGCCGCGGCGGCAAGGCCAAGACCTTCGTCCAGACGATCGCGATCGGGCTCTACGTGCTGCCGCTGCCGCAGCTGCTGCCCGCGATCAGCGACCCGATGGGCTGGTTCCAGATGGCGTTGCTCCTGCTCGCGCTCGTGTTGACCGTGGTCACGGGCCTGGACTACGTGTTCCGCGCGCTCCGGCTGCGCGCCGCCGCCCTCGGCCGGAAGGTTCCCTGA
- a CDS encoding helix-turn-helix domain-containing protein, which yields MAVLLREAIGGSLRRARTLRRRTLRDVSRAARVSLGYLSEVERGRKEPSSELLASICEALDIALPDLLAEVIDDMARDSGLEVAGAGRRDTLVPIGQRHADLRLAPVRSGLAAPATPTAPVASVSAAA from the coding sequence ATGGCCGTGCTGCTGCGTGAGGCGATCGGTGGCAGCCTTCGGCGTGCCCGCACGCTGCGTCGTCGCACCCTGCGCGACGTGTCGCGCGCCGCCCGGGTGAGCCTGGGCTACCTCTCCGAGGTGGAACGCGGCCGCAAGGAGCCGTCCAGCGAGCTGCTCGCCTCGATCTGCGAGGCGCTGGACATCGCGCTGCCGGACCTGCTCGCCGAGGTCATCGACGACATGGCCCGCGACAGCGGCCTCGAGGTCGCCGGCGCCGGCCGGAGGGACACCCTCGTCCCGATCGGGCAGCGGCACGCGGACCTGCGCCTCGCCCCCGTCCGCAGCGGCCTCGCCGCACCCGCGACGCCGACCGCACCGGTCGCGTCCGTCTCCGCCGCAGCCTGA